ctgacaatctgacattagatgcccattcatttgcactgttgagggagtctgtggaaattctgaaggcctgagggggtggagctcaaactcacgcacTGCGATTTGTCAAACAGATGTCATACTTTGcttggaagaaataaagtctgaCTAGATAAACTTGACATTTTTCTCTATTCATTTGTATATGAATTAAAAGTGGAAaccgattaaaaatacatatgcaaaaaggtgattgagaatgaaaggaagaaaaatatttatttggcatgttaggccagcagagaaggctttgctggccctgagactACGCCACTGATTATCTCCATGTGTGAAAGGAAAACTTCAGCCTTTTTTCTTGACACACGTCTCTTAATAATCCACAACAAATCTTAGACAGTCCCCACACTCGCATTTTCCCGTCATTATTTTTTcagtaaacattttttattttttaatcgttTTCTTTCCAATAATATTTCACAAATTCCACTGTTCATTCTGACTACTAATAGTCTCACTGTGTATAAGATGTGATGCATTTTTGTTGACATGCATTAGCATTACTTATAAAGTGCATCAATGAATCATGCACGATAAGACCAGGAAGAGTCAACACCCTTCATAAAAAATTGaagcatggaaaaaaaaaaaattgtaattgcaCGTCACATCCGAGAAATTTTACAGCAATGCTTTTCATATCGTAAACTTTATTCCTTTTTATTAGATTACTTAATTTACGGTGACTTGCATTGTCGTATAAAACTGCAGTAACTGACATCAATGTTACTAGAATAGCTCACCTAGCTTTCAAGAAATCCTCAATCTCTTTGCATGTCCTCTTGCCATCGTTCAAGTGCTGGATGATGCTGTCATATCCCACCGTGCTGGTGATATCAATGTTCTGCACCCATAATTGAGGAGATAATACAGAAAAGACCCATACTTAATACATGACTTGGCTGCAATTGTCACATTAAGAGTAACTTCACTAAAGTTTGTCATAAACTTATTATGCAACCCAGGGATCCACGTGGTACCACATTTATCACCAATCAGTGTAGTCTTGTAAAATATGGTGGTTTGCACTGTTGACTATCATTACCTGTGGGAGCCCATCATTAGACAGACATAGCATCATTCCCAAAGTCACAGTAAACAAGAAATATCAAAtaaaagttaagaaaacaaaactaGATAACACCTTATTGCCTGCTTTTCCAAAAAAGGTCTCAGGCAGACCTACAATTGACAATAGTCAAAGAACATGGGGGGCGGGGGCGATTTTGGCAATTGAAACATTTGTAatactttgtttattaaaaagcATAATTTGGTTTGTTTGATTAGGTATAGTTACTTAAAAGAAGTGCCACTGGTTGTTACACAAACTTATAAAATGTGTTTCAGTATGAATTTGAAGGAAATCCACGCTGTTCAAAATGTGACGGCCTCACAATAAAAGGTTGAGGATTTTAAAGTTGGTTTAACTCGGTTTACCTTTTTATAATTTAGTAAAATAACCCCTATTACGCATGTGCATAGAGCGACGAGCTCTATATTTTCATTAAGCATTGATAGCATTTCATATGAACAGGAAAATCTTACCCAAAAATAATCTTTGAAATGCAGCTCTCTCATTGCGACGGCTGGGTGTTTGTGCGTTCCGCATCAGACAGCAATAACGCAGTGACTGATAGATATCATCACATTGTCATCGAAGTCCGCTGAACATCGTGAGAAACAACACACCCCTGGGTCCTAAATGCGCGTCTTTCTCGGCTTTCATATCTGACGAGCTGCTGTAAATGACCAACGACTTCGGTGGACTTTTACACCACTTAGTGGTTGAATCTTGTAACTGCAGGCCTTGAGCATTTATTTCCGTTAGagaaatattccgggttgaatacaaattaagctcaatcgacagcatttgtggcataatgttgattatcacaaaaaatgtatttagacttacTCTTTTTCTTTTAACAAAGTAAACATCTGGGTCTCAGTGAGGTACAGTGgttgtgaatggggccaatatagccacaagacataaactatatacatgtaaacatgattttagtgtgataaaaatcacttaccaaccctttttgtgtaaagttatagccaattttacaacttcgttgccatgacgacgtacccatcaacaaaccctaaaatgactgtaaaaaagtCAATTTAAACAATTTCACAGCTCAGATAAAacatgagttttaagagaagaattaatgtaagtgcttttatgacatttttagctgcacatttctgcctttaaaccctgcaaaaattggacacattcacttccattgtgtctcAATTTACCCTCCAtatacctttttcacagactgtgatgacgcgtttccgccttatttatcCGCGTAAATATAGCTAATATTTAGAATAAGTTCTGTAACTTCTAGTGTACCAGCACCCTGCGAACACGCACAATGACCAGGCAGAATGTCTTCTGAATGGCCAAACATACAATATGACCGCGGGCCGCCGACATCTTTTTCTGCCACTGTCAATGATAGCTGAGAGTAAATAAGGATGTTTTGTGCAtgtcaattaataaaaaatttataaaaagctTACAGCACTTTTTATACAAGTATATTATAAAAATGCTATTAATTTCCCCTAAGCCTATAACTTTCCATATCAGAGAGGACatgttatgcttgaccacatatgactaaaatcacattaaggaaaatacaaataaacaggcGAGCTATACGCTTCAAATAACGTTATTCTACTGAATCGTGAGACCTTCAATTAGGTCTCATCATGATGAAATAACAGGGCGGACAATAAACCAAGGGACACACCCAGACATACAAAAACACAATCGGTGCTAAAATTACacatattataccacaaatgaatacatgttagtGAGAGAATACACGCCTAAATActaaacacttaaagggatagttcaccaaaaattataattctctcatcagttcACACTTATGTCATCATCtcaacttcctttcttctgccgaacacaaaatatattttgatggagatgtgaGGTGTTTTTTACCATACAATACaaatcaatggggtccaacactttaaAGCACCAAACAAGGCAACCactaaaactatatatatacatatatatatatatatatatatatatatatatatatatatatatatatatataaacatacatacacacagttatttatgcatttcaatttcataaaataaatacacataattgaataaaaagaaaatattttatttgaattatataatatatatttgaagttttcttaatttcattttgttaaaCAATACGCAATTAAATTTAATGGAAAtgtgtaatgaaattgaaatgtgtaaatcttaaaaataggcaaaaatattttgagAGCATGAAGGTAATCCATGCGACAGACCAATTCActtccttattcactataaacaTTGAATTCTGCAGTCTTCATGATTTGAAGCAGGATTACACTTCTTCGTGCTTCACATGtgtagccagactggttcaaactaacaaagtttacggtaactcagataatcgctctgtacaattgtggagaaaagaatataatctcaatgctattctgagatgcgggttggcactgttttggctgcacgagggggacctacacaatattaggcaggtggttttaatgttgtggctgatcggtgtatatagttattaattaaattttgtatatttttatttttttaaggtgcTGTTTCTCTATGTATAGGCCATAATTAAGTTTTCGTGCTGATAACTGCCAATGTAAAGTTCAAGACCTATAGGATGAACACAAGGAAGCAGAACATAAAATGACAGTGTGCACCTTTAAGTAGCTCTAAATGAAAAATTGGTGACTCAAAACAAACCACACAATTGTAATCCATTTCTATCACCTTTATTGAAAAATGAAGGGCACAAACTTACACCCCATCCCTCTAGTcaacccctttgaaaaactctcCAAATATTAAAAGAATACAACGATTACATCTATTTTATTAAACCCTAAtctaaaacacacatacaatctGGTCCTGGTCAATACAATTGCTTTGTAAAGCATAAGCAGAACTGTAGAAtgtgaatttgtttaaaaaaagaaaaagaaaaaaaagtcctGGCAGGACTTATATCCTTTTCACTGCATCATCAATCTCACTGATCTGCTCTTTGAGCTGGTTCCACTGCTCTGGGTTCAACGAAATACCTGAAAAAACATCACAGGACAGAAAATGAACAACTAGGCTCacttaaaagtacaaaaacaacatGAGCTGCATCCCAATTTGcatacttctgcactattctaagCCATTTTGTATTACATGATTCCAGATTCTAAAGTTTCAGACCAAAAAAGTTGTAGCGAGTGATAAAAGGTAAGACAATATTTGTTCCCTTCTGCTCTGGTTtgaggggctgctgtgccttgttaaaacatCTCTAAACTGAAATTCAGAGTTGattttaaaattaagatttttgtctAAAAGTCACTATCTGGTCTCGCCGCCCCAATATATCGTGGCCTTCTACAcccttactcccccaccagaACATTCTGGTCTTCTGATCACCTTTGAGGGTTCCTCGTTGTCGCTATAGCTCTAAGCGTGAACGTGCCTTTTCTGTGATGGGTCCTAATATATGGTCTCCCTTTCCATGTAaggtcagcttcatcattagccatttttaaatcatctttaaaaaaaaacattattctgtagtttttgaatagatcattgaaAAGTTTGAAATGGATAAAATACATGAtgttgcatttaaatgtttttatttattttatatttaactttaaatcaatctgtTAGCACTTTGGGttaacttctgttgtttttaaatgtgctctatcaataaaggttgacttgagtTAAACCTAGTGAGTGAACATGTTAGGTCTTACATGTTAGGAGTAACTGGTGTTTTTGTGAACAGACATGAGCAGCGTAAGGAGACAGCTGGTACCTCATCACCCATCAGTGAGAGTTTGAACAGGTTAGTAAATAGTTTAGTAAGTTAGATGAagttaatgttaaattaaagtTAGTTAGTGATGATTAGCTTCACTAAACATAAAAACACCTTAAAACAcattcatatttaatatataaaaatactgaacCGTCCAATTAtctatattaatatatcattttatgttgcttgcaaaaaacaaaaacaaaaaaaagtacaaaaataaataaaatggcaatACTACTTTGTGACATTTGATGGCACCCCAACAACATGCCATATCATTAGATCAGAACATATGACAAACAGACTCCTACCCTTTCTCCCTGGTTTCATTTCACCCTCCTGATCCATCCAGTATTCCCGAATATCGATCAGCACTTTTCCTTTGAAGTCTCGAACACTCACATACCTCATCTTCCcgatctaaaaaaaaacatatgtataTTTAATACTGTATATCAGTTCTTCAGAAATTTAAATATCCCTTGCAGAATCAGCAAAATGTTTATCATTTTCCCACTTGATATTAAGAACCAATTtcagttctctttttttttttgtactgtggaATATCCTTGAGTTCATATCTGCATTTTCAGGGcagtattatataaataaatacataaatcccAAAAGTAATTCTCATTCTGTTTTTTTCCTCActctcaaaaaaattataaaacaaataaacaattcaaAACTACTTACAGATCCTGCACCGGGTGTGTAAACTTATGGGCACTGTTGTGTAGTGtgaacatttaagtaaaaatacagATTTATGCCATAATATCGTTATTAGACTCTTCACCTGAAACATATTATCATTTTTACTGCTGCTACTGCTGCTTTTGGAGGCTGCTGACACCTTTGAGGTCTCTCCACTCTTCTGTTTCTTTGATGGCTTCTCTGGTGCTGCCTGCTTTTTTCTCTTGGACTGAAACACAGAAATTTACATTGAGCACAATTAATCACTGAAGTTTTGTGGAATTGCTAGGACGACGATCAAGATAGcaattagttccggtcctcaaatctaaTTGGACGTGAGAAGTTCTATGAATATTGACAGTTTCATAATtctgtgtttgtgccattctaaactagtTTAAGAGCAGtatgtgtctctttacatttaatattgtgacgttacatattttagccagcaggtggcggcaaaagaccatttttgtgtcaGTTACATGACGTGAAATGAGTCAGCctcagtcagtgttttcatttaTCAGCACAACGTGATCACTCATATTACAACTACacactaaagctaggaaataggtacaacagactgattaactactccaactcaaggtgcttacctcttaccagagtttccacatcAGAGAGGACATACGATTCAAAATGGCGGAGGTGATTGCGATTTCTATAGTGAAAGTGAAAGACTAGCGCAtcagctaccgtgaaatagggaggaatgGATGGCTATTGTTCCATGGAGAAAAAGGCTGaatttgacaaaattatcttcagaaagctgactagcacactacagcatctctgcttgggagtggcaacaggtgatggatctctctctctctcacacacacacagacacaataacttgttagaaagaGCTAAAGAATGATACTAGTTCTagaatgacattttttacttactaacggaggcttggatgcattaTTTGGTtagaatctgccgttgctagtTCAAATCCATCACAtaagaatgtagttccatgcacaaatgtgtttattacctaaatcagtttttaaaatttgtttcctattttatttttttatatacttgtTCAACTGTTGTTAATTGTTGTTACTTGTTGAACTGTTATATACGGGCAATATCAGACCTGCCAGACGGGGCACTGACGGGGCACCATATTTTGCTCATCAGGACATTGTTCTGTGCGCACCACGAGTGAAAGAGAGAAGCATGAAATCATCATCCAGATAAACGCTTATTAAATAATtgtgataataataatttaagtaatgatacaaaaataaaacataacgcAGAgtgtaaatgaaatgttttatggGAATTCAATATTAATAGacttgcacatccctaatttacatatgtaaaaaaaaacaaaaaaattatgttgtgaTGTAAAACACTGTCAATGAGATATGAGTAAAACCCAAGTTTGAGTTCAGAACTAAATCAGCTTATATAGTCACACATCCTGAAATAGGTCAAATTAAAAATTTAgcctattcaattaaaaaaatatctagaAATGTAGGCCTTCCTAGATAGCTAAATTATTACCTGAGGTTCCTTGATGGCTTAGCCAGGCTAATGTCAAAATCATGATTGCACAATGTGCAAAATGCATGGTTTAGCAGTTTTGACGGGCGGAAGCACGGCAATTGCTCCTGATACTTTGTGAGGAACTGCTGTGGGGCATTGACTTCTTTTTAGGCCtgctaatctctctctctccccctgtcagtgtcctcatctcatgtcatgtttttttagCTACAAGGCAGGCACGCGTATGCACGCGCACACCTCGGTAACTTTCTAGGTAACATTATTTCTGCTGCACATGCTGTGCTCGCTTAAGAAATCTATAAGACAGCGGGAGTGGATGGGTGATCGAACGGGATTTTGTGTTGCTGTCAATTTGCAGTCTCTTTTAATGATATGTACATTGTCAATCTTACCCGATTGCTATTTGGGGAATGAACCCAGCGCTATGATTGGTCAAACTCTTCTTTTACTGTTGCTTGATTTGAGTACTGCGCGTGCACAGAGGCTTCACCAGGTTTTTGCCTAGCTTAGAGTGACAAATCATACCAGCGTACTTTGAGGTCAAAATGCGTATCCGCTATGCCAACCTGTACGTATTTTGCAGGTCTGCAATATCATACTCGCAATCTTGCTATatagccctaaatcagcactgctgtgattacctatggcattCTGCCTgcagccaaatcacagcagtgctgaagtCAGATTTTTAAAATTACGtttttccttagtccacaagagggtgcatTGTATACATAAAGCATAAAACACAGTGTAATATTATTGCAAAAAACATtaaattgctgtaaaaaaaaaaaaaaaaaagcatttaattttcaactaatgtgaAATAGTGAACTAGTGATTAATCAGAGAAACGCTTATAATAGGAGTAAGATGCAATGGCCAAGTATATCCACCAACTGTAAAGGACTgttcatccatttgtttttctatgtaaacgcacgCTAGATGAACGTCTATTGTttcgctttgtttttgtttgttcagtgtctcatgcaggagcactgttttttagatgttgtgtctaattaaaaagaactttaaaaagcatcttgtgACACTTGctttgttaaactgtatttgttgtgcaTGTAGACAGTGCATTCACGAATTATTCagacacattttgttatgttgcagccttatgctaaaaggctttaaataatattttataaacaatCTACACTATATACCCCATAATtataaagcaaaaaactgatttttgaacTTTGCAAATcaattaaaaagaacaaaaaaaactgaCATATCACATTGACGCAAGTATTCATACCCTCTGctgtgacacttgaaatttatctAAGGTGCATCCCATTTCACTGGATCATCTTTGAGTCAACTTGTagcaaattaaattgattggacatgattcgTAAAAAGGCACATGCtcgtctatataaggtctcacagctgaaaatgcatatcagagcaaccACGCCATGAGGTCAAAGAAATTGTCTgcagacctcagagacaggattgtgtcaaggcaaaTATCTGttgaaggctacaaaaaaatgtcagctgcattgaaggttcccaagagcacagtggccaccataattcttaaatggaagtttggaacaaccaggacttttcctagaGCTGTCCGCCTGGCCatactgagcaattgggggagaagggccttggtaagagaggtgaccaagaacccgatgttcactctggttgagctccagagatcatgtgtggagatgggagaaattgcagaaggacaaccatcactccaacactccACTGACctaggctttatggcagagtggccagacagaagactcgtctcagtgcaagacacacgaAAGCCCGATTGGAAtaagcaaaaaagcacctaaaggactctcagactgggaaaaacaagattctctggtctgattaaataaAGACTGAACTGTTTCGCCTCAAtttcaagcatcatgtctggaggaaaccagaaaCTGATAAttacctgcacaataccatccaaACGGTGAAGAATGAGGGGGGTGGCATCATGCTATAGGGCAGTTTTTCAGAGGcaggggactggtcagggttgaagataatctgaacacagcaaaatacaaagatatccttaatgaaaacctggtccagagcactcaggacttCAGACttgggctgggtatcgttcaaaatGTTCAGATATCGATACTgatatcttgacttcgatacTGGTTCCTAAGCGATACTTTTTTCCGATACTTTggtcgaagaaaaaaaaaaaagcaggaaaACGACGAACACCGGTATTTCCGCTGGTTGGacactaggtggtactatgggataattttcatggTAAACATGGTTAGGGCTAAGCTTACACAATAAaccaagacaccttgatttcaaacttttaacattattttttatttatttgaactaaaagttcaaatgaaactggaaaaaaataagtgcatttaaaatgcgttaaatattttgaaagatggctttacaacagttgtgaacatctctctggcaaagaagctttCTCTACCCgtcgggtatttcgttatccaggaaaatatatcacgtgtgaataaattcattttgttccctccttcacgatatatcCAATTACATTGGAAACCTCTGGGCTGAGGGATTAGttaatattcttgctttattgattttgcacaGAAAatttaagaattcaaaataaatgaaattttttaaatcaaatacaatTCTAAATTTAAATTTCACTCCAAACGAAACtaaaaagcaaataataaaataatatatatataatatactacaTGTATAGATGGATTCTTGCCTGACCGTAAATGGAAAGATTGTTACGTGTATACATACACACCTTTCCATTTACGGTCAGGCAAGAATCCGTCTAAACAGGCAGGCggaaaaattacttacacaaataaaaacaactataaatgtaaaaataataattataatgacgataataatcactgaaatataaatcatggttcgtgGTGAAcaagtttttgtattattttatacattttgtattattttatatactttgtattattttacaggctacAGAGTtacgttcacaataaactgctctgtggaaataaagtgaactgaactaaaagcacctcctgaactgagatgtctgaggtcaatTGCAgcactcaacaaaaaaaaaaaaatccgaaggcagaaacaaagtgtgagatcctAAGATGcatgtgttccacgagactgcacgcctccgtatCAGCGCGTCATATGCCAatatacggcttttctgtcatctgtacttaataatataatagtgtttcttcaaacgcTTGGCTGTGCGTCTACGAGCAAATTTTATGTAATATTAAtaagtaatattaataaataataagtctaatagtgataataataatttaatagattaatgggaaaacgagccaaatatcatcatgacatgttcaaaggcatcagctattggcgatcattgagcccgagatcatcgtctgtttgctcaacccgaatgtgcatttctcaCTATAAATGCACAAAATAGTCTCTGCGGCTCGCTTTGTGAATGCtctagtaaaaattatattttaaaggctcattattacggtttagtagtTCTCTGttatgtagaacagtgttagcaatgttactgataacattctttcttcGCCCTGGAACttaaaccattttctgatactagtgtttttccttgatgcctaaacacagccaatcaccagcacttttagatttggacacatctagcatgctacatgcttattactgacgttgatgagattaaccccttaggtatcgaaatttggtaccaaaTGACAAGAGATATTTCattactcgattgtttagaggcaattcggtcggtgcctaaaattgATCGAACTCGATACCAAGCCCTACCTCAGACTATGGTTTACCTTGCAACAgcacaatgaccccaagcacacagccaagccaatgcaagagtggcttagggacaacactgtgaatgtcctggagtggcccagtcagagcctgGACAGGAAccaaatcaaacatctctggagagacctgaaaatacctgtccaccgacggtccccatccaacctgacaaagCTAGAgaggaatggcagaaaatccccaaatccggTTGTGCAAAGgatgtcgcatcatacccaaaagcAATTGAgcctgtaatcgctgccaaaggtgcttcaactaagtaccgagttaagggtctgaatacttatgtcaatgtgatatcagttttttctttttaataaatttgtaaagttattaaaaattgtttgctttgtcattatggagtatggag
The sequence above is drawn from the Xyrauchen texanus isolate HMW12.3.18 chromosome 43, RBS_HiC_50CHRs, whole genome shotgun sequence genome and encodes:
- the LOC127635883 gene encoding activated RNA polymerase II transcriptional coactivator p15-like, whose translation is MPKSKEMLSSSSESESDSEVDTKSKRKKQAAPEKPSKKQKSGETSKVSAASKSSSSSSKNDNMFQIGKMRYVSVRDFKGKVLIDIREYWMDQEGEMKPGRKGISLNPEQWNQLKEQISEIDDAVKRI